In the genome of Propionispora hippei DSM 15287, the window CGGCCAAATTGGCGGCAGTGACACCAAATTTTCGGCCGCCAGGGAACTGGGCCTGCCGCTGGTGATTATTGACCGGCCGGCGCTGCCCTATAAAACAGTGGTTTCCTCCTTTGCGGAGGTGCTGGCTTATGTCAATAAACACGTGGCTGGCAGCCGTGAGGTAACCTAAGAACCGCTACATACGAGGAGGTTTATGATGGAATTTATAAAAGACCCGATGGCTATTGAGCGGCGCAGCATGGAGATTATCGCCCCCTATCTGGATACGCTGCATTTGTCACCGGAAGCGATAAAAATCTATTCCCGGATTATTCATGCAGCCGGCGACCCTGATTATGCAAAAGTAATCCGGATTCACGAAGCAGCCGCCACCGCGGGCTGCCAGGCGCTAAAGCAGGGCTGCCATATTTTCTGCGATGTGGAAATGGTCCGCACCGGCATTAATAAAAAGACTCTGGCCAGTTTGGGCGGTCAGGTCCATTGCCTGATTGCCGACGAGGGCGTGGCGGCAACGGCCAAACAAGAGGGAATCACCCGGTCAATGGCGGCGATGCGTGCTTTTGGCAGCCGGCTTGACGGGGCGGTTGTGGCGATCGGTAATGCGCCTACCGCCTTGTTTGAAGTCATCCGTTTGATGGAAGAAACCTGCCTCCGGCCGGCGCTCGTTATCGGTGTACCTGTCGGGTTTGTCGGTGCCAGTGAATCAAAGGAATTGCTGGCAAAAGTTTCACCGGTGCCCTATATTACGGTGGAGGGAACCAAAGGTGGCAGCCCGATTGCGGCAGCGACCGTCAATGCCTTACTATACATGGATCAGCAGCGGTAGGTGATCACTGCTTTACAAGTTGACATGTGCCAATGTGGTGTTTATGGGGAGGAATGGGTATGCAGAAGAATATACCACGGATTGTTGTTGCCGGAACGCAGAGCGGCGTAGGGAAAACGACGGTAGTCACGGGTCTTTTAGCGGCGCTGGTCGCGCGGAGTATGAATGTACAGTCCTATAAAGTAGGCCCTGATTATATTGATCCCGGCTTTCACAGTCTGGCCAGCGGCAAGCTGGCTCACAATCTGGACACCTGGCTGATGCCGGCGGAACTGACGGCCAAGCTGTTTGTCAATACGGCTCAGGCCAGTGAATTGGCTGTCATTGAAGGCGTCATGGGGCTGTACGACGGCGGCCGCCAGGGAATCAGCAGCACAGCGGCCCTGGCCAAACTGCTCAAAGCGCCGGTTGTTTTAGTGGTAGATGCCAAGTCGATGGGGGAAAGCATTGCCGCAACCGTATTAGGTTATAAGAATTACGACCCTGAAGTGCATATCGCCGGGGTCATTGTAAACCGCCTGGGGTCGGCTACCCATAAGGAACTGGTACTGGAGGCTCTGCAAAAAATCCATATGCCAGTGCTGGGCTGTTTGTTTCGTGATCCGGGTATTGTTTTGCCGGAACGCCACTTGGGCCTTATGCCGGTAACGGAGTATGCGCCGGAAACCTTTGCGGCCGATTTGGGCAAGGTTATGGAAAACCAGCTTGAACTGGACCGGATTATCGAATTAGCCGGTAAAGCAGTTCCCCTGGACCTGCCGCCGGCAGAGCATGTTCCGGAAGTACCGCGGCTGCGCATTGGTGTGGCACAGGATCAGGCATTTTCCTTTTACTATCCGGAAAGCCTGAGCGTATTGCAGGTGCTGGGGGCGGAGCTTGTCCCCTTTAGTCCTTTAACCGACCAAGACTTGCCGGCGGTGGACGGACTGCTGCTGGGCGGCGGTTTTCCCGAGATGTTTGCGCAAGCCTTAACCGCTAACAGGGCTATGCGGGCAGCCGTTCGGCTGGCTGCTCAGAAGGGCATGCCGGTGTATGCCGAGTGCGGCGGCTTGATGTATTTAACACGGCAACTGGTGGATTTTTCCGGCCAGGCTTATGAAATGGCGGGAGTCATTCCGGCGACCTGTGTTATGGAGCAAAAATTGCAGACTGTAGGTTATGTGGAGGCTATGCCGCTCAAGGATAATCTGTTATGCGCAGCGGGTCAATCGCTACGGGGCCATGAGTTTCATTTTTCCCGGCTGGTTCCCGATGCGGCGGGAAGTTTCCCCTGGGCGTTTACCATGATCAAACTGCGGACAGGAACCGGCTATCCCGGCGGTTATGCCGCCGACAATGTACTGGCCTCTTATCTGCATATGCATTTTGCCGGCAATAAACCGGCGGCGCACCGTTTTATGAAAGCTTGCATGCAGTACCGGGAGCAAAAGCAAACCGGATTAAATAAAGTAAAAAACCTGGAGTGAGGGTATGGCAGGGAAAATTGTTTTAGTCACCGGTGGCGCCAGGAGCGGGAAAAGCAGCTTTGCCGAGCAATATGCGGCAGCGGCGGGAGAAAAGATAGCCTATATTGCCACGGCGCAAATCTATGATCAGGAAATGGAACGGCGGGTGGCGCTGCACCGCCGGCAGCGCCCGGCAAATTGGCAGACCTTTGAGGCGCCTTATCAGGCGGAACTGGTTATGACGGCGGCAGCCGCAGCGGATGTCATATTGTTTGATTGTCTGACACTATATACCAGCAATCTTATGTTATCCTCCGAGGCGCCGGGCGAGGTGGAAGCCAGGCAGCAATATATACTGGACGCGGTGGAGCGGCTCTTACAGAGTGCAGTGACGACGCAAAGGACGGTTATATTTGTAACCAACGAGGTAGGCATGGCCATTGTACCGGAAAACGCATTGGCGCGGGAATACCGCGATATTGCCGGTTGGGTCAATCAGAAGGCGGCCCGGTATGCCGGAGAAGTGTATCTGATCGTATGCGGCCTTCCCGTAACCATAAAAAAACCGGACAACAAAGAGGTGTAACGACTAACGATGGCTAAACCAGTCATGATTCAAGGGACGAGTTCCCATGTGGGTAAAAGTATACTAACGACGGCTTTATGCCGGATTTTTCTGCAGGACGGCTTTCAAGTCGTACCTTTTAAAGCGCAGAATATGGCGCTTAATTCCTATGTGACCAAAACCGGCGAAGAGATGGGCCGCGCTCAGGTGGCCCAGGCCGAAGCGGCCGGCTTGGAACCTATGGTGGAAATGAATCCGGTACTTTTAAAGCCGACGGGCAATGCAAAGTCGCAGGTGATTCTCAAAGGCAGTCCGGTCGGTAACATGTCGGCGGCGGAATATCATAACGGCTACAGTCTGAAAGCCCTGCAGGTAGTGGAGGAATGTCTTAAGAAACTGGACCGGGAATACGAAATCATGGTTATTGAGGGAGCCGGCAGTCCGGCCGAAGTCAATTTAAAGGCTAATGATATTGTGAATATGCGCATTGCCAAGCTGCTGCAGGCGCCGGTTCTGCTGGTGGCCGATATTGACCGGGGCGGGGCTTTGGCCGCTGTTGTGGGGACGCTGGAGCTCTTAGAGCCGGAGGAGCGGGAGTTGGTAAAAGGCATCATCATTAATAAATTCCGGGGCGATATCCGGCTGCTTCAGCCGGCGCTCGAGTTTCTGGAACAGAAAACGGGAAAGCCTGTTTTGGGCGTTATTCCCCATCTGGAACGGCTGGGGATTGATGACGAAGATTCGGTATCGTTGGATGAGAAAAAAATGGCAGGCCAGCGCGATTTGGAAATTGCCGTAATCCGGACTCCCAAAATCTCCAACTTTACCGATTTTGACGCGCTGGCCGGCGAAAGCGACGTTGCTATCCGGTATGTGAAGCGGGGAGAAGCAATCGGTCAGCCCGACCTGATTATTCTGCCGGGCAGTAAAAACACGCTGGAGGATTTGCTGTACCTTAAGGAAATGGGCTATGACCGGGAACTGGAGCGGCTTTTGGCGGCAGGTAGACCGGTGATCGGTATTTGCGGCGGCTACCAGATGCTGGGCAAAGCAATCCTTGACCCGGAGCATACCGAGTCAGAGCTGGAATCTGCTGCCGGTTTGGGCTTACTTGATACGGTTACCACCTTTGCGGCGGACAAAGTTACCCATCAGGTCAGCGCGACCTGCAACGGAGCCGGGTTCCTCGGCATTGAAGCTGCCGGGCTGCCAGTCACGGGCTATGAAATTCACATGGGGCGTACCGAGTTCGGTGAAACGGTACAAAGCGCTTTTACCATTCATCGCCGTTCGGAACAGGAAGTGGCCTGCCAGGACGGTGTGGTTCGCCAGGATGGTCTGGTTATGGGGACTTATATTCACGGTATTTTTGACAATGACCAGTACCGCCGGAGTATATTAAATGCTCTGCGGGAACGGAAGGGACTGGCGCCGCTTGACAGTATGAGCAACAGCCGGGCAGAAAAGCAGGCCAGCTACAACAGGCTGGCCGATACGGTGCGGGCTCATTTGGATATGGCCGCTTTATACCGCATGATGGGACTGTGAGGCTAAAGTATGGACATATATTTGCCGTTAGCGGCAGTGTTGCTTGACTTGGTTTTTGGAGATCCCCGCACAGCCTGGCATCCGGTTGTGCTGCTGGGCAGGCTGATTGCCTTTTTCGAACAAAGGCTATTGAACCGGCAGGCGGCGGCCGGACAGAAAAGGCTGGCCGGCGGCCTTTTGGTCCTGATTGTTTTGCT includes:
- a CDS encoding precorrin-8X methylmutase, which translates into the protein MEFIKDPMAIERRSMEIIAPYLDTLHLSPEAIKIYSRIIHAAGDPDYAKVIRIHEAAATAGCQALKQGCHIFCDVEMVRTGINKKTLASLGGQVHCLIADEGVAATAKQEGITRSMAAMRAFGSRLDGAVVAIGNAPTALFEVIRLMEETCLRPALVIGVPVGFVGASESKELLAKVSPVPYITVEGTKGGSPIAAATVNALLYMDQQR
- a CDS encoding cobyrinate a,c-diamide synthase, encoding MQKNIPRIVVAGTQSGVGKTTVVTGLLAALVARSMNVQSYKVGPDYIDPGFHSLASGKLAHNLDTWLMPAELTAKLFVNTAQASELAVIEGVMGLYDGGRQGISSTAALAKLLKAPVVLVVDAKSMGESIAATVLGYKNYDPEVHIAGVIVNRLGSATHKELVLEALQKIHMPVLGCLFRDPGIVLPERHLGLMPVTEYAPETFAADLGKVMENQLELDRIIELAGKAVPLDLPPAEHVPEVPRLRIGVAQDQAFSFYYPESLSVLQVLGAELVPFSPLTDQDLPAVDGLLLGGGFPEMFAQALTANRAMRAAVRLAAQKGMPVYAECGGLMYLTRQLVDFSGQAYEMAGVIPATCVMEQKLQTVGYVEAMPLKDNLLCAAGQSLRGHEFHFSRLVPDAAGSFPWAFTMIKLRTGTGYPGGYAADNVLASYLHMHFAGNKPAAHRFMKACMQYREQKQTGLNKVKNLE
- the cobU gene encoding bifunctional adenosylcobinamide kinase/adenosylcobinamide-phosphate guanylyltransferase; the protein is MAGKIVLVTGGARSGKSSFAEQYAAAAGEKIAYIATAQIYDQEMERRVALHRRQRPANWQTFEAPYQAELVMTAAAAADVILFDCLTLYTSNLMLSSEAPGEVEARQQYILDAVERLLQSAVTTQRTVIFVTNEVGMAIVPENALAREYRDIAGWVNQKAARYAGEVYLIVCGLPVTIKKPDNKEV
- a CDS encoding cobyric acid synthase; translated protein: MAKPVMIQGTSSHVGKSILTTALCRIFLQDGFQVVPFKAQNMALNSYVTKTGEEMGRAQVAQAEAAGLEPMVEMNPVLLKPTGNAKSQVILKGSPVGNMSAAEYHNGYSLKALQVVEECLKKLDREYEIMVIEGAGSPAEVNLKANDIVNMRIAKLLQAPVLLVADIDRGGALAAVVGTLELLEPEERELVKGIIINKFRGDIRLLQPALEFLEQKTGKPVLGVIPHLERLGIDDEDSVSLDEKKMAGQRDLEIAVIRTPKISNFTDFDALAGESDVAIRYVKRGEAIGQPDLIILPGSKNTLEDLLYLKEMGYDRELERLLAAGRPVIGICGGYQMLGKAILDPEHTESELESAAGLGLLDTVTTFAADKVTHQVSATCNGAGFLGIEAAGLPVTGYEIHMGRTEFGETVQSAFTIHRRSEQEVACQDGVVRQDGLVMGTYIHGIFDNDQYRRSILNALRERKGLAPLDSMSNSRAEKQASYNRLADTVRAHLDMAALYRMMGL